In Persicimonas caeni, a single window of DNA contains:
- a CDS encoding DUF6261 family protein — protein sequence MSLRPSEQLDGYQQDTGSKEFCLNDMRPKAEARGLSELVGLIDAAQADLDEVGSIEFDWGQSKTSGPASRKEAVQVDVKLDRSLGQAHTIIDAYAKGESDSPQREAARRIKTKVLPRGVFPITSLKYEQQHAAIKEFHGRMTTTFSADVDTLGLTGLIDGVGRLNADFGSHLTVDANQVTFDQVLDARRKSDDSFALVIMATHVFTAHDPEATADLLAAYHDQQERIAQYQKRRGVTPVVDPGTGEIVDDEGGNAPVAPTPDEDTDPSAPSADDTDSPAEDDVVEPQPVLEE from the coding sequence ATGAGTCTACGTCCTTCGGAACAATTGGACGGCTACCAACAGGACACCGGCAGCAAGGAGTTCTGCCTCAACGACATGCGCCCCAAGGCCGAGGCCCGCGGGCTGAGCGAGCTGGTCGGGCTGATCGACGCCGCCCAGGCCGACCTCGACGAAGTGGGCAGCATCGAGTTCGACTGGGGCCAGAGCAAGACCAGCGGCCCGGCCTCCCGCAAAGAAGCGGTGCAGGTCGACGTCAAACTCGACCGCTCTCTGGGCCAGGCCCACACCATCATCGACGCCTACGCCAAGGGCGAGTCCGACTCGCCGCAACGCGAGGCCGCCCGGCGCATCAAGACCAAAGTGCTCCCCCGCGGCGTCTTCCCGATCACCTCGCTCAAGTACGAGCAGCAGCACGCCGCCATCAAGGAATTTCACGGGCGCATGACCACGACCTTCAGCGCCGACGTCGACACCCTCGGGCTGACCGGCCTGATCGATGGCGTCGGCCGGCTCAACGCCGACTTCGGCAGCCACCTGACCGTCGACGCCAATCAGGTGACCTTCGACCAGGTGCTCGACGCGCGACGCAAGTCCGACGACAGCTTCGCCCTGGTCATCATGGCCACCCACGTCTTCACCGCCCACGACCCCGAGGCGACCGCCGACCTGCTCGCCGCCTACCACGACCAGCAAGAGCGCATCGCCCAGTACCAAAAGCGGCGCGGCGTCACCCCGGTCGTCGACCCGGGCACCGGCGAAATCGTCGACGACGAGGGCGGTAACGCCCCGGTCGCACCCACGCCCGATGAAGACACCGACCCGTCGGCCCCCTCCGCCGACGACACCGACTCGCCGGCCGAAGACGACGTCGTCGAGCCCCAGCCGGTCCTCGAAGAATAA
- a CDS encoding class I SAM-dependent methyltransferase: MKFESRKDVQALDYPDFVALLGQENTPPGGEDTVRWWIDKASIDEHSHLLDLACSTGFSSRYIAHHLGCSGVGIDLSSSAIERARQVRGELRLDFQVADATDLPLADETFTHVVAGGTFAFFDASEAALDEVARVLEPGGKLCVSNFFYRSSPPDELLDTVEQYIDFRPRAHWTEQWWREYFTSRFELCESQTHSLEPVSIPAVVFATRRMLDESSFYADARPELQQQCFDRMRDTRIVLNEHRRYQGLALEIWELK, encoded by the coding sequence ATGAAATTTGAATCCAGAAAGGATGTTCAGGCGCTCGACTATCCTGACTTCGTCGCCCTCCTCGGCCAAGAAAACACGCCTCCGGGAGGGGAGGACACCGTGCGTTGGTGGATCGACAAGGCGTCGATCGACGAGCACAGTCACCTGCTCGACTTGGCCTGCTCGACCGGGTTTTCATCGCGGTACATCGCGCATCACCTCGGTTGCAGCGGGGTCGGAATCGATCTGTCCTCGAGTGCTATCGAACGGGCCCGACAAGTGCGCGGTGAGCTGCGCCTGGACTTCCAGGTCGCCGATGCCACCGACCTGCCGCTGGCCGACGAGACGTTCACGCACGTCGTGGCAGGTGGCACGTTTGCGTTCTTCGACGCCTCCGAAGCCGCCCTCGACGAGGTCGCCCGCGTGCTCGAGCCAGGAGGCAAATTGTGTGTGTCGAACTTCTTTTACCGCTCTTCGCCGCCTGACGAGTTGCTCGACACCGTCGAGCAGTACATCGACTTTCGACCGCGGGCCCATTGGACCGAGCAATGGTGGCGCGAGTACTTCACCTCGCGTTTTGAATTGTGTGAGTCCCAAACGCACTCCCTCGAGCCGGTTTCGATTCCGGCCGTGGTGTTCGCCACTCGCCGTATGCTCGACGAGTCGTCTTTTTACGCCGACGCTCGCCCCGAGCTGCAACAGCAATGTTTCGACCGCATGCGAGACACCCGCATCGTGCTCAATGAACATCGACGGTATCAAGGACTCGCCCTCGAAATCTGGGAGCTCAAATGA
- a CDS encoding AAA family ATPase, whose product MYFSEFKIRSYKSYWETESIPLSLGVNLLVGKNNAGKTAFLEAMQVSASNMPHRSLRSVPSHGDKPSKPSSFEFVISCRQEELRQHLSNQPFWVHQQRGDEDNPVLHFWRWIHEQERIKFCFEGRSGIQRFLRTEPQVPFGLALMLEANSKAAMARYSYDRDKSEISLHDRSSVASKHHFAFRLGMQHLGRVYRFDSVRDVKGVCDVNVSTELQPNGANLAACVQDLQSEGYRRVKHYNELVRRVFPSIREVTAARDGGRVRIEIWKFDGRRDLTFALDECGSGVAQVLCILYILVTSRFPRTILIDEPNSFLHPTAARALMEIIAEYGDQHQFVVSTHSPLIVSSARSSSIILTEIDNGVSELRTIEPDQRDQITKALMALGSRLSDVFGVDRIVWVEGETEQECFPMILEALTDVKLAGTAIRAVKHTGDFDGKDAENTFDIYENLSSSHSLLPTAAAYVFDLEDKSSRKVEDLKRKGSKVGADVERIRFLDARMYENFLLVPEAIKYAIEQDPYANDVSVELETVETELKNELDRRYREHCPDASSQEWEHNETWLLESVHAAEVIDHVFDFVSESTLELRKTLHSPLMTEWLLANEPEKLRPIANLLEEVLARSVGEDGRELPN is encoded by the coding sequence ATGTATTTCAGTGAGTTCAAGATTCGCAGCTACAAGAGCTATTGGGAGACCGAGAGCATTCCGCTTTCGTTGGGCGTGAACCTACTTGTCGGGAAGAATAACGCCGGGAAGACTGCCTTCTTGGAGGCGATGCAGGTGAGCGCTTCGAACATGCCTCACCGAAGTCTACGAAGTGTGCCTTCCCACGGCGATAAACCGTCTAAACCAAGTAGTTTTGAGTTTGTCATCTCGTGCCGTCAAGAAGAGCTTCGGCAACATCTATCCAACCAGCCATTTTGGGTCCACCAGCAGCGTGGCGACGAGGACAACCCGGTCCTTCACTTCTGGAGGTGGATACATGAGCAAGAACGCATCAAGTTTTGTTTCGAGGGCCGCAGTGGTATTCAGCGATTTCTTCGCACGGAGCCCCAGGTGCCGTTCGGACTTGCCTTGATGCTGGAAGCGAATTCCAAAGCGGCGATGGCGCGTTACAGCTATGACAGAGACAAGTCCGAAATCAGTCTGCACGACAGGTCAAGTGTAGCTAGCAAGCACCACTTCGCTTTTCGGCTCGGAATGCAACATCTCGGCCGAGTCTATCGCTTCGATTCGGTGCGCGATGTAAAGGGCGTTTGCGATGTCAATGTATCGACCGAACTTCAACCGAACGGCGCAAATCTCGCAGCATGTGTGCAGGACCTTCAGAGCGAAGGTTATCGGAGGGTCAAGCACTACAATGAGCTCGTCAGGCGTGTTTTTCCCTCCATTCGAGAGGTGACAGCAGCTCGAGACGGCGGTCGGGTTCGAATTGAAATCTGGAAGTTCGACGGCCGCCGCGATCTCACCTTCGCCCTCGATGAATGCGGCAGCGGCGTCGCCCAGGTTCTGTGTATTCTGTACATCTTGGTGACATCGCGCTTCCCGCGCACCATTCTCATCGATGAGCCCAACAGCTTTCTGCACCCCACCGCCGCCCGCGCGCTGATGGAGATCATCGCCGAGTATGGAGACCAGCATCAATTCGTAGTCTCGACGCACTCGCCGCTGATCGTGAGCAGCGCGCGGTCTTCCTCGATCATTCTGACCGAGATCGACAATGGCGTCAGCGAACTGCGGACCATCGAGCCGGACCAGCGCGACCAGATCACCAAGGCGTTAATGGCCCTGGGTTCGAGGCTGTCGGATGTGTTCGGCGTCGACCGCATCGTGTGGGTCGAAGGCGAGACCGAGCAGGAGTGCTTCCCGATGATTCTAGAGGCGCTTACGGACGTCAAGCTCGCCGGTACCGCGATTCGGGCGGTCAAGCACACCGGGGACTTCGACGGGAAGGACGCCGAGAATACGTTCGACATCTACGAAAATCTGAGTTCCAGTCACAGTTTGTTGCCGACGGCGGCCGCCTATGTGTTCGATCTTGAGGACAAGTCGAGCCGGAAGGTCGAGGACTTGAAGCGCAAGGGGAGTAAGGTCGGCGCAGATGTCGAGCGGATTCGCTTCTTGGACGCTCGGATGTACGAGAACTTTTTGCTCGTGCCCGAGGCGATCAAATATGCCATCGAGCAAGATCCGTACGCCAACGATGTCTCAGTCGAATTAGAGACCGTTGAAACCGAGCTCAAAAATGAATTGGATCGACGCTACCGCGAGCACTGCCCTGATGCTAGCTCACAAGAGTGGGAGCATAATGAGACTTGGCTGTTGGAGAGCGTTCACGCAGCCGAGGTTATCGACCACGTGTTCGACTTCGTCAGTGAAAGCACCTTGGAATTGCGAAAGACCTTGCATTCGCCGTTAATGACTGAGTGGCTCTTAGCGAATGAACCGGAGAAGCTCAGACCGATCGCCAATTTGCTCGAGGAGGTCTTGGCTCGTTCTGTGGGTGAAGACGGCAGGGAGCTTCCAAATTAG
- a CDS encoding HesA/MoeB/ThiF family protein, which translates to MAHYLWLLPTVSPANEDGSLVLRGTRKKITISNLGKAGVAALAKLDGTRTEAELLDIPIFELLMPVLEERGWLVRLSARLDEFRQEEPLFTRQLSYYAHLQPFEPDAILRDLKSRTVIVYGMGGIGCHCALTLAGAGVEKMHLIDHDTIDFSNLNRQILYTAEDLGRPKVEVAARELARRFPALELHTHTFNVDRDADVELPEADLIAVCGECEGLYDHPGLVADTPLIRGGYEGCVGLIGPYVDPGFNTPSWRQLMTVLDRPSIAQALSAAIKLPNSWNSSGSTINTLMGGLMGEAAIRILAADHLPLLVGFEELRIDLRDLSLTRSPIAQ; encoded by the coding sequence ATGGCACATTATCTCTGGCTGCTTCCCACAGTAAGCCCGGCGAACGAGGACGGATCGCTCGTGCTGCGCGGCACGCGCAAGAAGATTACCATCTCCAATCTCGGCAAAGCCGGGGTCGCTGCCCTCGCCAAGCTCGACGGCACCAGGACCGAAGCGGAGTTGCTCGACATTCCTATCTTCGAGCTCTTGATGCCCGTGCTCGAAGAGCGTGGGTGGCTGGTGCGCCTTTCGGCGCGCTTGGACGAGTTCCGCCAGGAAGAGCCACTCTTCACCCGCCAACTCTCCTACTATGCTCACCTACAGCCCTTCGAACCCGACGCGATCCTCCGGGACCTGAAGAGTCGCACCGTTATCGTATACGGCATGGGGGGCATCGGCTGTCACTGCGCGTTGACCCTGGCGGGGGCGGGCGTCGAGAAGATGCATCTTATCGATCACGACACGATTGACTTTTCGAACCTGAATCGCCAAATCCTATATACCGCCGAAGATCTGGGGCGGCCGAAGGTCGAGGTCGCGGCCAGGGAGTTGGCCCGCCGATTCCCCGCCCTCGAACTGCACACTCATACCTTCAACGTCGATCGTGACGCCGACGTCGAACTCCCCGAGGCCGATCTCATCGCAGTGTGTGGGGAGTGTGAGGGGCTGTACGACCACCCCGGGCTCGTGGCAGACACGCCGCTGATCCGAGGCGGCTACGAAGGCTGCGTCGGCCTCATCGGCCCGTATGTCGATCCTGGCTTCAATACTCCCAGTTGGCGGCAGTTGATGACGGTGCTCGACCGCCCCTCCATCGCCCAAGCCTTGAGCGCCGCGATCAAGTTGCCCAACAGTTGGAACTCCTCGGGATCCACCATCAATACCCTGATGGGCGGGCTCATGGGCGAGGCGGCCATCCGCATCCTCGCCGCCGACCATCTGCCTTTGCTTGTGGGCTTCGAGGAGCTGCGCATCGATCTGAGAGATTTGTCGCTGACCCGCTCCCCCATCGCCCAGTGA
- a CDS encoding S66 peptidase family protein yields MPTIIRPPRLAQGSRLGVIATSSPIDELDDAVIARGYARLAEVGLEVVEAPNCRRAVGHTAGTIEARVQAIHDFLTDPSIDALMAFWGGHQTHQLLEYLDFELFAAHPKPIIGYSDLTPLLNVITARCGLVTFSGPAVITFAKPTLFDYTVRWFERVLFEGGRELDFQAAEMVSTNLWYEREDLAMLERPSQGWKTYAAGVARGRLFGGNLGSLLLLSGTPYWPDLEGTILFVEEDEVESPETIDRLFTRLRQMGVYDQVNGMVIGRFPDSVEFTREDSLRDILDVALRGYDIPVLYDVDFGHTDPLLTLPIGVEAELDAAGGRFRLLEPWNKERP; encoded by the coding sequence ATGCCGACAATCATTCGTCCGCCGCGACTCGCTCAGGGAAGCCGGCTCGGTGTAATCGCCACGTCCTCGCCGATCGACGAACTCGACGACGCCGTGATCGCGCGAGGATATGCTCGACTGGCCGAAGTGGGCCTCGAGGTCGTCGAGGCGCCCAATTGCCGGCGAGCCGTCGGACATACCGCGGGCACGATTGAAGCGCGCGTCCAGGCGATCCACGACTTCCTCACCGACCCGAGCATCGACGCGCTGATGGCGTTTTGGGGCGGTCATCAAACCCATCAACTCCTCGAGTATCTCGACTTCGAGCTCTTCGCGGCTCACCCCAAGCCGATCATCGGGTACAGTGACCTGACTCCGCTGCTCAACGTCATCACCGCGCGCTGTGGGCTGGTGACCTTCAGCGGCCCGGCGGTGATCACTTTCGCCAAGCCCACTCTCTTCGATTACACCGTGCGCTGGTTCGAGCGGGTCTTGTTCGAGGGGGGCCGCGAGCTGGACTTTCAGGCCGCCGAAATGGTCTCGACCAACCTGTGGTACGAGCGCGAGGACCTGGCGATGCTCGAGCGGCCCTCTCAGGGGTGGAAGACTTACGCTGCGGGAGTCGCCCGCGGGCGGCTCTTCGGTGGCAACCTGGGCAGCCTGCTGTTGTTGAGCGGCACTCCTTACTGGCCCGATCTCGAGGGGACGATCTTGTTCGTGGAAGAAGACGAGGTCGAGTCACCCGAGACCATCGATCGCTTGTTCACCAGACTGCGTCAGATGGGAGTCTATGACCAGGTCAACGGAATGGTCATCGGCCGCTTCCCCGATTCGGTTGAATTTACCCGGGAAGATAGTCTTCGCGACATTTTGGATGTCGCGCTGCGCGGCTACGACATCCCCGTTCTCTACGACGTGGACTTTGGGCATACCGATCCCCTCTTGACCCTCCCGATCGGCGTCGAGGCTGAGTTGGACGCCGCCGGGGGGCGCTTTCGCTTACTCGAACCGTGGAACAAGGAGCGGCCCTGA
- a CDS encoding type III PLP-dependent enzyme domain-containing protein: MSCSTIPPLVRQTAAEVKTPFFLVDIDGIRASLRAHQQAWASHFPRVEVAYSYKSNSLADITRLFAREGLAAEVVSGRELELALQDGFQPDKIYFDGPLKTPDELRSALEAGVAIQVDSLPELSTVLELSDQLASCPRISMRLATRRPNGRWSRFGLLLSEVATALQLLDDAEVRLSGLHFHVGSNQPSPRLYRETIAIYGSLFRQIVDLYDGDIWLDIGGGFPSKSQTPAKTPEIAEFADAVATAFRAQHLDPHHFTLVVEPGRSLVEDHGYLVSRVRHEKRRNGRRLLVLDAGRNLIPSLETWHHPIEVVHDAPELAGSLDQEIEYDLFGAQCFESDSLARGFTSPVPLSPGTLLVFGEVGAYDLATSHSWIRQAPPVLTVSEEQWQPSSSR; encoded by the coding sequence ATGAGTTGCTCGACGATCCCGCCACTTGTCCGCCAGACCGCGGCCGAGGTGAAGACCCCCTTTTTTCTGGTCGACATCGACGGTATTCGCGCTAGCTTGCGTGCGCATCAGCAGGCATGGGCGTCTCACTTTCCCCGGGTGGAGGTCGCCTACTCGTACAAGTCCAACAGCCTGGCGGATATCACCCGACTGTTTGCCCGAGAGGGGCTCGCCGCCGAGGTCGTCTCCGGACGAGAACTCGAGCTCGCATTGCAGGATGGTTTTCAGCCCGACAAGATCTACTTCGACGGCCCGCTGAAGACTCCCGACGAGCTGCGCAGCGCGCTCGAGGCCGGAGTGGCCATTCAAGTCGACAGCCTGCCGGAGTTGTCGACGGTGCTCGAGTTGAGCGACCAACTCGCGAGCTGCCCGCGCATCTCGATGCGGTTGGCTACGCGGCGGCCGAACGGCCGCTGGTCTCGATTCGGGTTGCTCCTCTCCGAGGTCGCCACTGCGCTGCAACTCCTCGACGACGCCGAAGTGCGCCTATCGGGGCTACACTTTCACGTCGGCTCGAATCAGCCGAGTCCCCGATTGTATCGTGAGACGATCGCCATCTATGGCTCACTGTTCCGACAGATCGTTGACCTGTACGACGGCGACATCTGGCTCGACATAGGCGGGGGCTTCCCCTCCAAGAGCCAGACCCCGGCAAAGACTCCGGAGATCGCCGAGTTCGCCGACGCGGTCGCGACGGCGTTTCGAGCCCAGCATCTCGATCCGCATCATTTCACGCTGGTCGTCGAGCCGGGGCGAAGCCTCGTCGAAGATCACGGCTATCTCGTCAGCCGCGTGCGCCACGAAAAGCGTCGCAACGGGCGTCGGCTGCTGGTGCTCGACGCCGGGCGCAATCTGATCCCGTCGCTGGAGACCTGGCATCATCCCATCGAGGTGGTCCACGACGCTCCCGAGCTGGCAGGTTCGCTCGACCAGGAGATCGAATATGATCTGTTCGGGGCCCAGTGCTTCGAAAGTGACTCGCTCGCCCGCGGTTTCACTTCCCCGGTGCCTCTATCGCCGGGCACGCTCCTCGTCTTTGGAGAAGTCGGCGCCTACGATCTGGCGACCTCGCACAGCTGGATTCGCCAGGCCCCCCCGGTGCTCACTGTCTCAGAGGAACAGTGGCAGCCTTCTTCATCGCGATGA
- a CDS encoding ATP-dependent nuclease: MGHHFVRLTSERDVRPEPASGELDVDPNGRGATNLIRNYLTSAELPHDLVEESMLDGLNEIFESDAYFTRIMTKHDKNETWEVFLEEDGKPLVRLSDSGSGLKTVLLVLTFLYLVPHSKNPKEPDKYFFGFEELENNLHPALQRRLFRYLRNFADEHGSHFFLTTHSNVVIDMFSQDDDAQILHVQREDGQATVHQVSTYAQQRAILDDLAVRASDLLQSNCIVWLEGPSDRLYFNRWVELWTDGELREGSHYQCVFYGGSLLAHYTAEELGASVDDLVEVLRVNCHAILMADSDRSEAGSELKPRLARIAEEMDDTQMYCWVTAGREVENYIPVEATRALLDDEGFEPVGPFDSYPEQINAARGRKTFDKVGHANAVKKHFTKAMLEETADLAERLEEVCEKIREWN; this comes from the coding sequence ATGGGCCACCATTTCGTGCGACTCACCAGCGAGCGGGACGTTCGTCCTGAGCCCGCTTCGGGCGAGCTCGATGTCGACCCTAACGGGCGCGGTGCGACCAACCTCATTCGCAACTACCTGACGAGTGCAGAGCTACCGCACGACTTGGTCGAGGAGTCGATGCTCGACGGGCTCAACGAGATCTTCGAGAGCGATGCGTATTTCACGCGCATCATGACCAAGCACGACAAGAACGAAACCTGGGAAGTCTTCCTCGAGGAAGACGGCAAACCCCTGGTTCGCCTGTCGGATTCGGGCAGTGGCTTGAAGACGGTTTTGCTCGTTTTGACTTTCCTGTACCTCGTCCCTCACAGCAAAAACCCAAAAGAGCCCGACAAGTACTTCTTCGGCTTCGAAGAACTCGAAAACAACCTCCACCCGGCGCTGCAGCGCCGTCTGTTCCGCTACCTGCGCAACTTCGCCGACGAGCACGGCAGCCACTTCTTTTTGACGACGCATTCCAACGTGGTCATCGACATGTTCAGTCAGGACGATGACGCGCAGATCCTGCACGTTCAGCGCGAGGATGGCCAGGCGACGGTGCACCAGGTGAGCACGTATGCCCAGCAGCGGGCCATCTTGGACGACCTGGCGGTGCGCGCCAGCGACCTGCTGCAGTCGAATTGCATCGTGTGGTTGGAAGGGCCGTCGGACCGGCTGTACTTCAACAGGTGGGTCGAGCTGTGGACCGACGGCGAGCTTCGTGAGGGGAGTCATTATCAATGTGTCTTTTATGGTGGGTCGTTGTTGGCGCACTACACGGCCGAGGAGTTGGGGGCCTCGGTCGACGACCTGGTCGAGGTGTTGCGGGTCAACTGCCACGCCATTTTGATGGCGGACAGCGACCGATCTGAGGCCGGTAGCGAACTCAAGCCGCGGTTGGCGCGCATCGCCGAAGAGATGGATGACACCCAGATGTACTGCTGGGTGACGGCCGGCCGCGAGGTCGAGAACTATATCCCGGTCGAGGCAACGCGCGCGCTGCTGGATGACGAAGGTTTCGAGCCGGTCGGCCCGTTCGATTCGTATCCGGAGCAGATCAATGCGGCGCGGGGGCGCAAGACCTTCGATAAGGTCGGTCACGCCAACGCGGTCAAGAAGCACTTCACCAAAGCGATGCTCGAGGAGACCGCCGATTTGGCCGAGCGGTTGGAGGAAGTGTGTGAGAAGATTCGGGAGTGGAATTGA